The following are encoded together in the Daphnia magna isolate NIES linkage group LG8, ASM2063170v1.1, whole genome shotgun sequence genome:
- the LOC116929613 gene encoding peroxisomal N(1)-acetyl-spermine/spermidine oxidase isoform X1, with protein sequence MIEALPLMKHVIIVGAGVSGLAAASRLIHNGLSPSSVTILEAQNHIGGRVHTIVTNEGIPLELGAQWVHGQEGNVVFEMGKTAQELNTDIQTLESSGFADNVVFGFEDYKISKEQLRELMQFVESLKEISNSELSKWNKSLGEYYEEKFKEFLDGGSVSTLDRSVARAFFEWYHLMENVIDGSDNWEETCGSGHLHYQECPGDPLVTWKRGYSTLFNILMKDLPCCHNGLQMPLSDRILLNKAVDTIDWDPSCDTAEGEKKIEITCTDGTLYVADFVIITSSLGFLKSNFDSLFVPSLPPFKKRAIQGLGFGTVDKIFIKFKNPWWSSDWGGVSLLRRRPEGVKSNALRSQWSDHILGFYTVRLHPNMLIAWVTGKAAREAEKLSENEILEVCSTLLKKYVGADFAYTEPTGLIRSTWFNNPFTLGSYSYRSMKSKEMNVWASDLAQPVYDSSGYPRLFFAGEATHDFFYSTVHGAVETGWREADRIAKYCNGFQNAKL encoded by the exons ATGATAGAAGCTCTACCGTT AATGAAGCATGTAATCATTGTTGGTGCTGGAGTCTCTGGGCTGGCTGCTGCTTCACGCCTTATCCATAATGGTTTAAGCCCTTCTAGTGTTACAATACTAGAAGCTCAGAATCATATTGGTGGAAGAGTCCACACCATCGTGACCAATGAAG GAATTCCATTGGAGCTGGG GGCTCAATGGGTACATGGCCAAGAAGGAAATGTTGTATTTGAAATGGGTAAAACAGCTCAGGAGCTAAACACTGATATTCAGACTTTAGAATCCAGTGGTTTTGCTGATAATGTAGTCTTTGGTTTTGAAGACTACAAAATAAGTAAAGAGCAATTAAGGGAACTCATGCAGTTTGTAGAATCACTAAAAGAAATTTCCAATAGTGAGCTGTCTAAATGGAACAAGTCCTTGGGAGAGTATTATGAAGAAAA ATTTAAGGAATTTCTTGATGGAGGTTCTGTCTCTACGTTGGACCGTTCTGTTGCGCGAGCCTTTTTTGAGTGGTACCATCTGATGGAAAATGTGATCGATGGATCAGATAACTGGGAAGAAACGTGTGGGTCGGGGCACTTGCATTACCAGGAATGTCCAGGAGATCCATTAGTAACATGGAAACGGGGATATAGCACCCTTTTCAATATCCTAATG AAAGATTTGCCATGTTGTCACAATGGTCTTCAAATGCCACTTTCAGATCGTATTTTGCTCAACAAGGCAGTAGATACCATTGACTGGGATCCTTCCTGCGATACTGCGgagggcgaaaaaaaaattgaaattaccTGTACAGACGGAACACTGTATGTGGCCGATTTCGTTATAATCACAAGTTCTCTTGGATTCCTTAAGTCTAACTTTGACAGCTTGTTTGTTCCCTCTTTGCCGCCCTTCAAAAAGCGAGCCATTCAG GGTCTTGGCTTTGGAACAgttgacaaaatttttataaagTTTAAGAACCCTTGGTGGAGTTCCGATTGGGGAGGAGTATCCCTGTTGCGGCGACGTCCCGAAGGAGTAAAAAGCAATGCTCTGCGTAGTCAATGGTCAGACCATATTCTCGGGTTTTACACAGTGCGCCTTCATCCGAACATGCTCATTGCATGGGTTACTGGGAAAGCGGCACGTGAAGCAGAGAAATTATCCGAAAATGAAATTCTGGAAGTCTGTTCAacgcttttaaaaaaatatgtaggGGCAGATTTTGCCTATACGGAACCCACAGGATTGATCCGTTCAACGTGGTTTAACAATCCTTTCACCCTTGGATCGTACAGTTACCGATCCATGAAATCAAAAGAGATGAACGTGTGGGCATCTGATCTTGCTCAGCCGGTCTACGATTCCAGTGGCTATCCTCGGCTCTTCTTCGCTGGCGAAGCAACGCATGACTTTTTCTACAGCACAGTACATGGAGCGGTAGAGACTGGATGGAGAGAAGCGGATCGTATCGCTAAATATTGTAACGGGTTTCAAAATGCTAAGCTCTAA
- the LOC116929613 gene encoding peroxisomal N(1)-acetyl-spermine/spermidine oxidase isoform X2, with protein MKHVIIVGAGVSGLAAASRLIHNGLSPSSVTILEAQNHIGGRVHTIVTNEGIPLELGAQWVHGQEGNVVFEMGKTAQELNTDIQTLESSGFADNVVFGFEDYKISKEQLRELMQFVESLKEISNSELSKWNKSLGEYYEEKFKEFLDGGSVSTLDRSVARAFFEWYHLMENVIDGSDNWEETCGSGHLHYQECPGDPLVTWKRGYSTLFNILMKDLPCCHNGLQMPLSDRILLNKAVDTIDWDPSCDTAEGEKKIEITCTDGTLYVADFVIITSSLGFLKSNFDSLFVPSLPPFKKRAIQGLGFGTVDKIFIKFKNPWWSSDWGGVSLLRRRPEGVKSNALRSQWSDHILGFYTVRLHPNMLIAWVTGKAAREAEKLSENEILEVCSTLLKKYVGADFAYTEPTGLIRSTWFNNPFTLGSYSYRSMKSKEMNVWASDLAQPVYDSSGYPRLFFAGEATHDFFYSTVHGAVETGWREADRIAKYCNGFQNAKL; from the exons ATGAAGCATGTAATCATTGTTGGTGCTGGAGTCTCTGGGCTGGCTGCTGCTTCACGCCTTATCCATAATGGTTTAAGCCCTTCTAGTGTTACAATACTAGAAGCTCAGAATCATATTGGTGGAAGAGTCCACACCATCGTGACCAATGAAG GAATTCCATTGGAGCTGGG GGCTCAATGGGTACATGGCCAAGAAGGAAATGTTGTATTTGAAATGGGTAAAACAGCTCAGGAGCTAAACACTGATATTCAGACTTTAGAATCCAGTGGTTTTGCTGATAATGTAGTCTTTGGTTTTGAAGACTACAAAATAAGTAAAGAGCAATTAAGGGAACTCATGCAGTTTGTAGAATCACTAAAAGAAATTTCCAATAGTGAGCTGTCTAAATGGAACAAGTCCTTGGGAGAGTATTATGAAGAAAA ATTTAAGGAATTTCTTGATGGAGGTTCTGTCTCTACGTTGGACCGTTCTGTTGCGCGAGCCTTTTTTGAGTGGTACCATCTGATGGAAAATGTGATCGATGGATCAGATAACTGGGAAGAAACGTGTGGGTCGGGGCACTTGCATTACCAGGAATGTCCAGGAGATCCATTAGTAACATGGAAACGGGGATATAGCACCCTTTTCAATATCCTAATG AAAGATTTGCCATGTTGTCACAATGGTCTTCAAATGCCACTTTCAGATCGTATTTTGCTCAACAAGGCAGTAGATACCATTGACTGGGATCCTTCCTGCGATACTGCGgagggcgaaaaaaaaattgaaattaccTGTACAGACGGAACACTGTATGTGGCCGATTTCGTTATAATCACAAGTTCTCTTGGATTCCTTAAGTCTAACTTTGACAGCTTGTTTGTTCCCTCTTTGCCGCCCTTCAAAAAGCGAGCCATTCAG GGTCTTGGCTTTGGAACAgttgacaaaatttttataaagTTTAAGAACCCTTGGTGGAGTTCCGATTGGGGAGGAGTATCCCTGTTGCGGCGACGTCCCGAAGGAGTAAAAAGCAATGCTCTGCGTAGTCAATGGTCAGACCATATTCTCGGGTTTTACACAGTGCGCCTTCATCCGAACATGCTCATTGCATGGGTTACTGGGAAAGCGGCACGTGAAGCAGAGAAATTATCCGAAAATGAAATTCTGGAAGTCTGTTCAacgcttttaaaaaaatatgtaggGGCAGATTTTGCCTATACGGAACCCACAGGATTGATCCGTTCAACGTGGTTTAACAATCCTTTCACCCTTGGATCGTACAGTTACCGATCCATGAAATCAAAAGAGATGAACGTGTGGGCATCTGATCTTGCTCAGCCGGTCTACGATTCCAGTGGCTATCCTCGGCTCTTCTTCGCTGGCGAAGCAACGCATGACTTTTTCTACAGCACAGTACATGGAGCGGTAGAGACTGGATGGAGAGAAGCGGATCGTATCGCTAAATATTGTAACGGGTTTCAAAATGCTAAGCTCTAA
- the LOC116929615 gene encoding WD repeat-containing protein WRAP73 isoform X1, translating into MECYSFRLSNGLFSFSPNGLFAAICNQQRLAVYLVSDFRQIRVIQCSEIVEHIEWSTDSELLLSAYLKKGKLDVWSIAQPEWKCKISTGSLGLIAAQFAPSSRHVLTTANLHLRITIWSLTDQNVCHINLPKQANPGIDFSVAGAYMAVVERRMAQDCVAIYTCDTWAQVTLIGGEAIDIGGVKWSPDGTKIVIWDGSHPGKLGIYLISGSKLAVLTDVFGIHSLEWSPTAQILAVATVGCKIKLINHLSWNAISTLNHPDKIRDTTCIIYCEVEDKLKYHVRDERPFALPGGSSIGQLLLTFSVDARYLAVQDQQRPRVLWVWELPFFTLKSVLVHCLPVKCFKWSNTDPRLAIVCGTGNLYAWTPRGCAVTDLRSASINIAALKADRAEWDVSGEHLMISGKDIGCMCQVKFLLTENI; encoded by the exons ATGGAGTGCTATTCGTTTAGACTGTCAAATGGACTTTTCTCATTCTCACCAAATGGGCTATTTGCTGCTATCTGTAATCAACAACGACTTGCTGTGTACCTGGTTTCTGATTTCAGGCAAATTCGGGTGATCCAGTGCTCAGAAATTGTTGAG CATATAGAATGGAGTACCGATTCAGAGCTTTTATTAAGTGCCTACCTTAAAAAGGGGAAATTAGATGTGTGGTCAATAGCTCAACCAGAATGGAAATGCAAAATATCCACTGGTAGCCTTGGACTAATAGCTGCACAGTTTGCTCCATCTTCACGCCATGTCTTAACAACTGCAAATCTTCAT CTAAGAATAACAATATGGTCTCTTACTGATCAGAATGTGTGCCACATAAATTTGCCAAAGCAAGCCAATCCTGGCATAGATTTTAGTGTTGCAGGTGCTTACATGGCTGTTGTGGAACGAAGAATGGCACAAGACTGTGTTGCTATTTATACATGTGACACTTGGGCCCAAGTAACT CTAATAGGTGGTGAAGCTATTGACATTGGTGGTGTGAAGTGGTCTCCAGATGGTACGAAAATAGTCATTTGGGACGGAAGTCATCCGGGGAAACTTGGAATTTATTTAATCAGCGGTTCGAAGTTAGCCGTCTTGACAGATGTTTTTGGGATTCACAGCCTGGAATGGTCTCCAACTGCGCAAATTCTTGCAGTTGCTACCGTCGGTTGTAAA ATAAAGCTTATCAATCACTTGTCTTGGAATGCGATTTCTACTTTAAATCATCCTGACAAGATTCGTGATACCACGTGCATTATTTACTGCGAGGTTGAAGATAAACTGAAAT ATCACGTGAGAGACGAACGTCCTTTTGCACTGCCTGGTGGATCTTCCATTGGACAACTTCTCTTGACTTTCAGCGTAGACGCGCGCTACTTGGCCGTCCAAGATCAGCAACGCCCGCGTGTTCTATGGGTTTGGGAACTGCCATTTTTCACGCTGAAAAGTGTTTTGGTACATTGCTTACCAGTTAAAT GCTTTAAATGGTCCAATACTGATCCACGATTGGCCATTGTCTGTGGAACTGGTAATCTTTACGCTTGGACCCCTAGGGGTTGTGCTGTTACGGACCTTCGGTCTGCGAGCATTAACATTGCAGCTTTGAAGGCAGACCGAGCAGAGTGGGACGTTAGTGGTGAACATTTGATGATTTCGGGTAAAGATATAGGTTGCATGTGTCAAGTGAAATTCTTGTTAACAGAAAATATTTAA
- the LOC116929615 gene encoding WD repeat-containing protein WRAP73 isoform X2 — translation MECYSFRLSNGLFSFSPNGLFAAICNQQRLAVYLVSDFRQIRVIQCSEIVENVCHINLPKQANPGIDFSVAGAYMAVVERRMAQDCVAIYTCDTWAQVTLIGGEAIDIGGVKWSPDGTKIVIWDGSHPGKLGIYLISGSKLAVLTDVFGIHSLEWSPTAQILAVATVGCKIKLINHLSWNAISTLNHPDKIRDTTCIIYCEVEDKLKYHVRDERPFALPGGSSIGQLLLTFSVDARYLAVQDQQRPRVLWVWELPFFTLKSVLVHCLPVKCFKWSNTDPRLAIVCGTGNLYAWTPRGCAVTDLRSASINIAALKADRAEWDVSGEHLMISGKDIGCMCQVKFLLTENI, via the exons ATGGAGTGCTATTCGTTTAGACTGTCAAATGGACTTTTCTCATTCTCACCAAATGGGCTATTTGCTGCTATCTGTAATCAACAACGACTTGCTGTGTACCTGGTTTCTGATTTCAGGCAAATTCGGGTGATCCAGTGCTCAGAAATTGTTGAG AATGTGTGCCACATAAATTTGCCAAAGCAAGCCAATCCTGGCATAGATTTTAGTGTTGCAGGTGCTTACATGGCTGTTGTGGAACGAAGAATGGCACAAGACTGTGTTGCTATTTATACATGTGACACTTGGGCCCAAGTAACT CTAATAGGTGGTGAAGCTATTGACATTGGTGGTGTGAAGTGGTCTCCAGATGGTACGAAAATAGTCATTTGGGACGGAAGTCATCCGGGGAAACTTGGAATTTATTTAATCAGCGGTTCGAAGTTAGCCGTCTTGACAGATGTTTTTGGGATTCACAGCCTGGAATGGTCTCCAACTGCGCAAATTCTTGCAGTTGCTACCGTCGGTTGTAAA ATAAAGCTTATCAATCACTTGTCTTGGAATGCGATTTCTACTTTAAATCATCCTGACAAGATTCGTGATACCACGTGCATTATTTACTGCGAGGTTGAAGATAAACTGAAAT ATCACGTGAGAGACGAACGTCCTTTTGCACTGCCTGGTGGATCTTCCATTGGACAACTTCTCTTGACTTTCAGCGTAGACGCGCGCTACTTGGCCGTCCAAGATCAGCAACGCCCGCGTGTTCTATGGGTTTGGGAACTGCCATTTTTCACGCTGAAAAGTGTTTTGGTACATTGCTTACCAGTTAAAT GCTTTAAATGGTCCAATACTGATCCACGATTGGCCATTGTCTGTGGAACTGGTAATCTTTACGCTTGGACCCCTAGGGGTTGTGCTGTTACGGACCTTCGGTCTGCGAGCATTAACATTGCAGCTTTGAAGGCAGACCGAGCAGAGTGGGACGTTAGTGGTGAACATTTGATGATTTCGGGTAAAGATATAGGTTGCATGTGTCAAGTGAAATTCTTGTTAACAGAAAATATTTAA
- the LOC116929617 gene encoding xyloside xylosyltransferase 1 — protein MPKSIHLFLFLLVTCSFLVCLYYSEIEKNVSRRFGPRLLGSSLRNLRASEDIFALTGAFLNVTPSASVQHGEVEYQNNTSSVYYYHSANTKYANLSSAETIHLAVIFCNVGQKAALKWNFKKMTRSLIKHCSNNIALHFHLVTDPSSWEIAKEVIHYESKKTKINIQVSAYFVDTFAQQFITTIEVLQQYFSAKPGTYYNQALFYASVRLPDLIPSDVAQLIFVDVDTEFRDSVEKLNQQFEYFDDQQLLGLAPELSPVYRHILYVYRNQHKTSLLGEPKGKGFPGYNSGVVLMKLNMMRQSSLYQALLTNVSLAKLTDKYSFKGHLGDQDFYTLVALEYPHLFYTLPCNWNRQLCQWWKSKGYEDIFELFYECKGFISLYHGNCNSQIPDANT, from the exons ATGCCCAAATCAatccatctttttctttttctccttgtcACGTGTTCATTTCTTGTTTGCCTGTATTATagtgaaattgaaaagaatgTGAGTCGCCGATTTGGGCCCCGTTTGTTGGGCTCGAGTCTGCGAAATTTGCGCGCAAGTGAAGACATCTTTGCGTTGACAGGTGCCTTCCTGAATGTCACGCCCTCAGCATCTGTTCAACATGGCGAAGTGGAATACCAAAATAACACTTCCTCTGTTTATTACTATCACAGTGCCAACACCAAGTATGCCAATCTTTCTTCGGCGGAAACCATTCATCTTGCCGTGATTTTTTGCAATGTTGGACAGAAAGCTGCACTGAAatggaatttcaaaaaaatgacTCGATCCCTCATCAAGCATTGCTCAAACAACATTGCTTTGCATTTTCATTTGGTTACAGATCCAAGTAGCTGGGAAATAGCCAAAGAAGTCATCCATTATGAAtcaaagaagacaaaaataaatatcCAA GTATCAGCTTACTTTGTTGACACATTTGCCCAACAATTTATCACTACCATTGAAGTCCTTCAGCAATATTTTAGTGCTAAACCTGGAACCTACTACAACCAAGCACTGTTCTATGCTTCTGTTCGATTACCTGATTTGATCCCTTCAGATGTGGCCCAGCTAATATTTGTTGATGTAGATACTGAGTTCCGGGACAGTGTTGAGAAACTCAACCAgcaatttgaatattttgatgACCAACAACTGCTTGGGTTGGCCCCTGAATTGTCACCTGTATATCGCCACATACTGTATGTTTATCGCAATCAACACAAAACTTCATTGCTAGGAGAACCAAAAGGAAAAGGGTTTCCAGGCTACAATAGTGGGGTAGTGCTGATGAAACTAAATATGATGAGGCAATCCAGTTTATACCAGGCTCTTCTCACCAATGTGTCACTGGCTAAATTAACAGATAAGTACAGCTTTAAGGGGCATCTGGGTGATCAAGACTTCTATACACTTGTTGCATTGGAGTATCCTCATCTTTTTTATACACTCCCATGTAACTGGAATAGACAACTGTGCCAATGGTGGAAATCGAAAGGTTATGAAGATATCTTTGAGCTGTTTTATGAATGTAAAGGCTTTATCAGTTTATATCATGGGAATTGCAACAGTCAAATTCCAGATGCTAACACTTAA